The Mustela nigripes isolate SB6536 chromosome 4, MUSNIG.SB6536, whole genome shotgun sequence genome includes a window with the following:
- the LOC132014877 gene encoding olfactory receptor-like protein OLF3 — protein METDNQTWVREFILLGLSSDWDTRVSLFVLFLITYTVTVLGNFLIIILIRLDSRLHTPMYFFLTNLSLVDVSYATSIVPQMLAHFLAAHKAIPFVSCAAQLFFSLGLGGIEFVLLAVMAYDRYVAVCNPLRYSVIMHGGLCIRLAITSWVSGSVNSLMQTVPMCTNKYIDHISCELLAVVRLACVDTSSNEIAIMVSSIVLLMTPFCLVLLSYIQIISTILKTQSTEGRKKAFHTCASHLTVVVLCYGMTIFTYIQPHSSSSVLQEKLISVFYAILMPMLNPMIYSVRNKEVKGAWQKLLGQLSVLTSKLAT, from the coding sequence ATGGAAACAGACAACCAGACATGGGTGAGAGAGTTTATTCTCCTCGGCCTGTCCAGTGACTGGGACACACGGGTGTCCCTCTTCGTCCTCTTCTTGATCACATACACGGTGACAGTGCTGGGGAACTTCCTCATCATTATTCTCATCAGACTGGACAGCCGACTCCACACTCCCATGTACTTCTTTCTCACCAACCTCTCCCTCGTTGATGTCTCCTATGCCACAAGCATCGTTCCTCAGATGCTGGCGCATTTCCTTGCAGCACATAAAGCAATCCCATTTGTGAGCTGTGCAGCCCAGTTATTTTTCTCCCTGGGCTTGGGTGGGATTGAGTTTGTTCTACTGGcagtgatggcctatgaccgctatgtggccgtGTGTAACCCCCTGAGATACTCGGTCATCATGCATGGAGGCCTCTGTATTAGGTTGGCCATCACATCCTGGGTCAGTGGTTCTGTCAACTCTCTCATGCAGACTGTGCCCATGTGCACAAACAAATATATTGATCACATATCCTGTGAACTCCTAGCTGTGGTCAGACTGGCTTGTGTGGACACCTCCTCCAACGAGATTGCAATCATGGTTTCTAGCATTGTTCTGCTGATGACACCTTTCTGCCTGGTTCTCCTATCCTACATCCAGATCATCTCCACCATCTTAAAGACCCAGTccacagagggaagaaagaaagcctTCCACACCTGTGCCTCTCACCTCACAGTGGTTGTTCTGTGCTATGGCATGACCATCTTCACTTACATCCAGCCTCACTCCAGCTCCTCTGTCCTTCAGGAGAAGTTAATTTCTGTCTTCTATGCCATTTTAATGCCCATGCTGAACCCCATGATTTATAGTGTAAGGAATAAGGAGGTTAAGGGGGCCTGGCAGAAGCTACTGGGGCAATTATCTGTGTTAACATCAAAACTAGCAACTTGA